The following are encoded together in the Oscarella lobularis chromosome 10, ooOscLobu1.1, whole genome shotgun sequence genome:
- the LOC136192062 gene encoding ATP-dependent translocase ABCB1-like isoform X2, whose product MASDPELDQQSYDEAIDSTFRSKWPEMQRNSKSDESTKKEEPKVSFLQLFRYADGIDFLLLVIGVVTALAAGMAIPGVSLVFGQLLDGFICFASFSNATTESTNTSTCLSNRVNTSCDGSLLDTDLFEDRLATVALRFALIGFGSFAASYAYVAALLIAAERQTRRMREALFRAIMRQEMAWFQTNDTGQLATRLADDLDKVSRGIGDKIGSFVMWITVFLGGLIIGFVAEWRLSLFILGLTPILAILGVIEAKLITSFTNKEQNAYATAGSVAEEVISCIRTVVAFSGEEKEMSRYQTEIENARRLGNKKALSRGLAVFSLYIIIFAAFGFAFWFAGFLVYEELTTGGNVLTAIFAVLFGAFSLGYAGPNWEAVSTARGAAVRVFEIEDRQSLIDPLSDEGDKPSEETVKGNVEFQNVDFSYPSRPDVEVLHGIDLKITSGRTMALVGPSGCGKSTIVQLIQRFFDPANGTVLLDGHDVRRLNVRWLRQHIGVVSQEPVLFATTIAENIRYGREGVTDDEIRAAAVAANAHDFITKLPEQYNTLVGESGAQLSGGQKQRVAIARALVRNPKILLLDEATSALDTQSEKSVQDALDKAREGRTTVVIAHRLSTVKNADCITAIVSGRIVEQGSHDELMKRGDVYHDLVMNQSVVGGGPDETETKKEIQSVTCQHSVQRQVSKKSAGRQDSKAEGTSDKKETEEEEDTENVEDTPPPSLVRIARLSSPEWFHLLMGTIGAVGAGAVMPAFAVIFARMMRVFSEDCEEMQRQVVIWAPVFIYIGVGSGIFEFCKSFFYGYAGEALTTRLRGLMFRATLRQEIAYFDDRHHSTGVLTTRLARDAAEVKAGFGTRIGTIVQMIATLLAGVTISFVYNWQMTLVTLAVIPFLVISGIFQTKALAGHAHSNAAQMENAGQVVVESIDNIQTVAQLTREDVFIRKYHECLEPPYKSAIRKAHVQGLAFGFSQGFLFFAYAAAFRFGAWQVAHQGYDYEAVFIVFGAIIFGAFSMGEAISLAPDYSKSRVATKRVFRTIDLVPSIDSSSCQGEKRDDFSGDISFENVKFCYPTRPDAPVLEDLSLTVKPGETVALVGASGCGKSTCVQLLERFYDPKEGAVFADGKDIREWNLKHFRRHLGLVSQEPILFDCSIRDNIAYGDNFRDVSSEEIETAAKNANIHEFIESLPKGYDTGAGDKGTQLSGGQKQRIAIARALVRNPRVLLLDEATSALDTESEKIVQEALDRAREGRTSIVIAHRLSTIQGANKIVVIENGRIVERGTHADLMQKKGAYYKLNVAQIHNVS is encoded by the exons ATGGCTTCGGACCCAGAGCTCGACCAACAGTCCTATGATGAGGCAATCGATTCTACGTTCCGAAGCAAGTGGCCTGAAATGCAACGGAAttcgaaaagcgacgaaagtacgaaaaaggaagagcCCAAAGTCTCCTTTCTCCAACTA TTTCGCTACGCGGACggcatcgattttctcctacTCGTCATCGGCGTCGTAACGGCACTCGCAGCCGGAATGGCAATCCCGGGCGTATCGCTCGTCTTCGGCCAACTCCTCGACGGCTTCATCTGCTTTGCGAGCTTCAGCAACGCGACGACCGAATCTACAAACACGTCCACGTGTTTGTCGAATCGCGTGAACACGTCGTGCGACGGATCGCTTCTCGACACGGACTTATTCGAAGATCGACTGGCGACAGTCGCCTTGCGCTTCGCGCTGATCGGCTTCGGCTCGTTCGCCGCCTCGTACGCCTacgtcgccgctcttctCATCGCCGCCGAACGACAGACGCGTCGCATGCGCGAAGCCCTATTTCGCGCGATCATGCGACAGGAGATGGCGTGGTTCCAGACGAACGATACAGGGCAGCTCGCCACGCGATTGGCTGA tgaTCTCGACAAAGTTAGTCGAGGTATTGGAGACAAGATTGGTTCGTTTGTCATGTGGATTACCGTGTTTCTCGGCGGACTTATTATCGGTTTTGTTGCTGAGTGgcgtctctctcttttcatCTTGGGACTAACTCCCATACTTGCAATTTTGGGAGTGATTGAAGCGAAA CTTATCACCTCTTTCACGAATAAAGAACAGAACGCCTACGCCACAGCGGGAAGCGTAGCCGAAGAGGTAATTTCTTGCATTCGAACTGTCGTCGCGTTTAGcggagaggagaaggaaatgaGCAG ATACCAAACCGAAATTGAAAACGCTCGTCGTCTGGGAAACAAGAAAGCGCTGAGTAGAGGCCTGGCCGTCTTTTCATTATACATTATCATTTTTGCGGCATTTGGATTCGCATTTTG GTTCGCCGGATTTCTTGTATATGAAGAATTGACCACGGGAGGCAACGTTTTGACA GCGATATTTGCGGTGTTATTTGGAGCCTTTTCTCTCGGCTACGCCGGTCCCAACTGGGAGGCAGTGAGTACGGCGCGAGGGGCTGCTGTTCGAGTGTTTGAAATCGAAGACAGG CAATCGTTGATTGATCCTCTGTCTGACGAAGGCGATAAGCCGAGCGAGGAGACGGTGAAGGGCAACGTCGAATTTCAAAACGTTGACTTTTCTTATCCTTCTAGACCAGACGTCGAG GTGCTTCACGGTATCGACTTGAAAATCACCAGTGGACGTACCATGGCTCTTGTGGGTCCGAGCGGATGCGGAAAAAGTACAATCGTTCAGCTCATTCAAAGATTCTTCGATCCCGCAAACGGCACG GTCCTACTTGATGGtcacgacgttcgtcgattgAATGTCCGTTGGCTGAGGCAGCACATAGGCGTTGTGAGTCAAGAGCCCGTTCTGTTTGCGACCACGATTGCCGAAAATATACGCTACGGTCGCGAAGGGgtcaccgacgacgaaattcgcgcCGCAGCCGTCGCGGCGAATGCTCACGACTTTATCACGAAATTGCCTGAA CAATACAATACGTTGGTTGGGGAGAGTGGAGCCCAATTGTCCGGCGGGCAAAAACAGCGCGTTGCCATTGCACGAGCCTTGGTACGAAATCCCAAGATACTTCTCCTGGACGAAGCCACGTCGGCGTTGGACACTCAGAGCGAGAAGTCGGTTCAGGACGCTCTTGATAAG GCTAGAGAAGGTCGAACTACTGTCGTGATTGCTCATCGACTGTCCACTGTAAAGAACGCTGACTGTATCACGGCGATCGTTTCGGGGCGAATTGTGGAGCAAGGAAGTCACGACGAATTGATGAAACGAGGGGACGTCTATCACGATCTAGTCATGAATCAG AGTGTTGTCGGTGGCGGGCCTGACGAGACCGAAACTAAGAAAG agatTCAAAGTGTGACTTGTCAACACTCTGTACAGCGTCAAGTATCAAAAAAGTCAGCGGGTCGCCAAGACTCAAAAGcg GAGGGTACTTCAGATAAGAAAGAgacggaagaggaagaggataCCGAAAACGTGGAGGATACTCCGCCACCGTCGCTAGTCCGTATCGCCAGACTGAGCTCGCCGGAATGGTTTCACCTTCTAATGGGAACGATCGGCGCAGTGGGCGCCGGAGCCGTGATGCCCGCATTTGCCGTCATCTTCGCCCGAATGATGAGA GTGTTTAGTGAAGACTGCGAAGAGATGCAACGTCAAGTCGTCATTTGGGCGCCCGTCTTCATCTACATCGGCGTCGGCTCGGGAATATTCGAATTTTGCAAGTCTTTCTTCTACGGGTATGCCGGCGAAGCGTTGACGACGCGTCTACGAGGTCTCATGTTCCGCGCGACGCTGCGTCAAGAGATCGCCTACTTCGACGATCGGCATCACTCGACGGGCGTTCTCACGACCCGACTCGctcgcgacgccgccgaagtcAAAGCC ggCTTTGGGACGCGCATTGGTACGATCGTTCAAATGATTGCCACTCTTCTTGCCGGTGTCACCATCTCTTTCGTCTACAATTGGCAAATGACGCTTGTCACACTTGCCGTCATACCGTTTCTCGTCATATCCGGCATCTTTCAGACGAAAGCACTTGCCGGTCACGCGCACTCGAACGCCGCTCAGATGGAGAACGCCGGTCAAGTGGTCGTCGAAAGTATCGACAACATTCAAACGGTTGCGCAGCTGACGAGGGAAGACGTCTTCATTCGAAAGTATCACGAATGCCTCGAGCCGCCCTACAAATCAGCAATTCGCAAGGCGCACGTTCAAGGCCTCGCTTTTGGCTTTTCCCAGGGCTTTCTGTTTTTTGCCTACGCTGCAGCATTTCGTTTCGGCGCGTGGCAAGTTGCTCACCAAGGTTACGATTACGAGGCCGTCTTTAT TGTTTTTGGCGCAATTATCTTTGGAGCCTTTTCCATGGGAGAGGCGATTTCTTTGGCGCCCGATTATTCCAAGTCGCGcgtggcgacgaagcgagTTTTTCGAACGATTGACCTGGTGCCGTCAATCGACAGTTCATCGTGCCAAGGAGAAAAGCGG GACGACTTCAGCGGTGATATTAGCTTCgaaaacgtcaaattttgTTATCCAACTCGACCGGACGCGCCCGTTTTAGAAGATTTGAGTTTGACGGTGAAACCAGGAGAAACGGTGGCCTTAGTTGGAGCGAGCGGTTGTGGAAAAAGCACGTGTGTTCAACTTCTAGAGAGATTCTACGATCCAAAGGAAGGAGCTGTG TTTGCTGATGGCAAGGACATTCGTGAATGGAATTTGAagcattttcgtcgtcatttggGTCTCGTCAGTCAAGAACCCATTCTCTTCGACTGTAGCATTCGAGACAATATCGCGTACGGAGACAATtttcgcgacgtttcgtctgAGGAGATTGAGACGGCGGCAAAAAATGCAAACATTCATGAATTTATCGAAAGCCTTCCAAAA GGATACGATACAGGAGCAGGCGACAAGGGTACGCAACTATCTGGCGGTCAGAAACAGAGAATAGCCATTGCACGAGCTCTCGTGAGAAATCCGAGGGTTCTTTTactcgacgaggcgacgtcgGCTCTCGACACAGAAAGCGAAAAG aTCGTTCAAGAGGCGTTGGATCGGGCGCGTGAAGGCCGCACGAGCATTGTGATTGCTCATCGCTTGTCGACGATTCAAGGAGCAAATAAAATCGTCGTGATAGAAAATGGCCGCATCGTCGAACGGGGAACGCACGCCGATCTGATGCAGAAGAAGGGCGCCTATTACAAACTCAATGTGGCGCAAATTCACAACGTTTCTTAG
- the LOC136192062 gene encoding ATP-dependent translocase ABCB1-like isoform X1: MYRPNCAHSPCLQTHEESVCTDHASRVTCYTTSPGRDILYLHQNLAMASDPELDQQSYDEAIDSTFRSKWPEMQRNSKSDESTKKEEPKVSFLQLFRYADGIDFLLLVIGVVTALAAGMAIPGVSLVFGQLLDGFICFASFSNATTESTNTSTCLSNRVNTSCDGSLLDTDLFEDRLATVALRFALIGFGSFAASYAYVAALLIAAERQTRRMREALFRAIMRQEMAWFQTNDTGQLATRLADDLDKVSRGIGDKIGSFVMWITVFLGGLIIGFVAEWRLSLFILGLTPILAILGVIEAKLITSFTNKEQNAYATAGSVAEEVISCIRTVVAFSGEEKEMSRYQTEIENARRLGNKKALSRGLAVFSLYIIIFAAFGFAFWFAGFLVYEELTTGGNVLTAIFAVLFGAFSLGYAGPNWEAVSTARGAAVRVFEIEDRQSLIDPLSDEGDKPSEETVKGNVEFQNVDFSYPSRPDVEVLHGIDLKITSGRTMALVGPSGCGKSTIVQLIQRFFDPANGTVLLDGHDVRRLNVRWLRQHIGVVSQEPVLFATTIAENIRYGREGVTDDEIRAAAVAANAHDFITKLPEQYNTLVGESGAQLSGGQKQRVAIARALVRNPKILLLDEATSALDTQSEKSVQDALDKAREGRTTVVIAHRLSTVKNADCITAIVSGRIVEQGSHDELMKRGDVYHDLVMNQSVVGGGPDETETKKEIQSVTCQHSVQRQVSKKSAGRQDSKAEGTSDKKETEEEEDTENVEDTPPPSLVRIARLSSPEWFHLLMGTIGAVGAGAVMPAFAVIFARMMRVFSEDCEEMQRQVVIWAPVFIYIGVGSGIFEFCKSFFYGYAGEALTTRLRGLMFRATLRQEIAYFDDRHHSTGVLTTRLARDAAEVKAGFGTRIGTIVQMIATLLAGVTISFVYNWQMTLVTLAVIPFLVISGIFQTKALAGHAHSNAAQMENAGQVVVESIDNIQTVAQLTREDVFIRKYHECLEPPYKSAIRKAHVQGLAFGFSQGFLFFAYAAAFRFGAWQVAHQGYDYEAVFIVFGAIIFGAFSMGEAISLAPDYSKSRVATKRVFRTIDLVPSIDSSSCQGEKRDDFSGDISFENVKFCYPTRPDAPVLEDLSLTVKPGETVALVGASGCGKSTCVQLLERFYDPKEGAVFADGKDIREWNLKHFRRHLGLVSQEPILFDCSIRDNIAYGDNFRDVSSEEIETAAKNANIHEFIESLPKGYDTGAGDKGTQLSGGQKQRIAIARALVRNPRVLLLDEATSALDTESEKIVQEALDRAREGRTSIVIAHRLSTIQGANKIVVIENGRIVERGTHADLMQKKGAYYKLNVAQIHNVS; the protein is encoded by the exons ATGTATCGCCCCAATTGCGCTCACTCGCCCTGCTTGCAGACCCACGAGGAAAG TGTTTGTACAGATCACGCGTCACGTGTCACGTGCTATACTACATCACCAGGCAGGGATATACTCTACCTTCATCAAAACTTAGCCATGGCTTCGGACCCAGAGCTCGACCAACAGTCCTATGATGAGGCAATCGATTCTACGTTCCGAAGCAAGTGGCCTGAAATGCAACGGAAttcgaaaagcgacgaaagtacgaaaaaggaagagcCCAAAGTCTCCTTTCTCCAACTA TTTCGCTACGCGGACggcatcgattttctcctacTCGTCATCGGCGTCGTAACGGCACTCGCAGCCGGAATGGCAATCCCGGGCGTATCGCTCGTCTTCGGCCAACTCCTCGACGGCTTCATCTGCTTTGCGAGCTTCAGCAACGCGACGACCGAATCTACAAACACGTCCACGTGTTTGTCGAATCGCGTGAACACGTCGTGCGACGGATCGCTTCTCGACACGGACTTATTCGAAGATCGACTGGCGACAGTCGCCTTGCGCTTCGCGCTGATCGGCTTCGGCTCGTTCGCCGCCTCGTACGCCTacgtcgccgctcttctCATCGCCGCCGAACGACAGACGCGTCGCATGCGCGAAGCCCTATTTCGCGCGATCATGCGACAGGAGATGGCGTGGTTCCAGACGAACGATACAGGGCAGCTCGCCACGCGATTGGCTGA tgaTCTCGACAAAGTTAGTCGAGGTATTGGAGACAAGATTGGTTCGTTTGTCATGTGGATTACCGTGTTTCTCGGCGGACTTATTATCGGTTTTGTTGCTGAGTGgcgtctctctcttttcatCTTGGGACTAACTCCCATACTTGCAATTTTGGGAGTGATTGAAGCGAAA CTTATCACCTCTTTCACGAATAAAGAACAGAACGCCTACGCCACAGCGGGAAGCGTAGCCGAAGAGGTAATTTCTTGCATTCGAACTGTCGTCGCGTTTAGcggagaggagaaggaaatgaGCAG ATACCAAACCGAAATTGAAAACGCTCGTCGTCTGGGAAACAAGAAAGCGCTGAGTAGAGGCCTGGCCGTCTTTTCATTATACATTATCATTTTTGCGGCATTTGGATTCGCATTTTG GTTCGCCGGATTTCTTGTATATGAAGAATTGACCACGGGAGGCAACGTTTTGACA GCGATATTTGCGGTGTTATTTGGAGCCTTTTCTCTCGGCTACGCCGGTCCCAACTGGGAGGCAGTGAGTACGGCGCGAGGGGCTGCTGTTCGAGTGTTTGAAATCGAAGACAGG CAATCGTTGATTGATCCTCTGTCTGACGAAGGCGATAAGCCGAGCGAGGAGACGGTGAAGGGCAACGTCGAATTTCAAAACGTTGACTTTTCTTATCCTTCTAGACCAGACGTCGAG GTGCTTCACGGTATCGACTTGAAAATCACCAGTGGACGTACCATGGCTCTTGTGGGTCCGAGCGGATGCGGAAAAAGTACAATCGTTCAGCTCATTCAAAGATTCTTCGATCCCGCAAACGGCACG GTCCTACTTGATGGtcacgacgttcgtcgattgAATGTCCGTTGGCTGAGGCAGCACATAGGCGTTGTGAGTCAAGAGCCCGTTCTGTTTGCGACCACGATTGCCGAAAATATACGCTACGGTCGCGAAGGGgtcaccgacgacgaaattcgcgcCGCAGCCGTCGCGGCGAATGCTCACGACTTTATCACGAAATTGCCTGAA CAATACAATACGTTGGTTGGGGAGAGTGGAGCCCAATTGTCCGGCGGGCAAAAACAGCGCGTTGCCATTGCACGAGCCTTGGTACGAAATCCCAAGATACTTCTCCTGGACGAAGCCACGTCGGCGTTGGACACTCAGAGCGAGAAGTCGGTTCAGGACGCTCTTGATAAG GCTAGAGAAGGTCGAACTACTGTCGTGATTGCTCATCGACTGTCCACTGTAAAGAACGCTGACTGTATCACGGCGATCGTTTCGGGGCGAATTGTGGAGCAAGGAAGTCACGACGAATTGATGAAACGAGGGGACGTCTATCACGATCTAGTCATGAATCAG AGTGTTGTCGGTGGCGGGCCTGACGAGACCGAAACTAAGAAAG agatTCAAAGTGTGACTTGTCAACACTCTGTACAGCGTCAAGTATCAAAAAAGTCAGCGGGTCGCCAAGACTCAAAAGcg GAGGGTACTTCAGATAAGAAAGAgacggaagaggaagaggataCCGAAAACGTGGAGGATACTCCGCCACCGTCGCTAGTCCGTATCGCCAGACTGAGCTCGCCGGAATGGTTTCACCTTCTAATGGGAACGATCGGCGCAGTGGGCGCCGGAGCCGTGATGCCCGCATTTGCCGTCATCTTCGCCCGAATGATGAGA GTGTTTAGTGAAGACTGCGAAGAGATGCAACGTCAAGTCGTCATTTGGGCGCCCGTCTTCATCTACATCGGCGTCGGCTCGGGAATATTCGAATTTTGCAAGTCTTTCTTCTACGGGTATGCCGGCGAAGCGTTGACGACGCGTCTACGAGGTCTCATGTTCCGCGCGACGCTGCGTCAAGAGATCGCCTACTTCGACGATCGGCATCACTCGACGGGCGTTCTCACGACCCGACTCGctcgcgacgccgccgaagtcAAAGCC ggCTTTGGGACGCGCATTGGTACGATCGTTCAAATGATTGCCACTCTTCTTGCCGGTGTCACCATCTCTTTCGTCTACAATTGGCAAATGACGCTTGTCACACTTGCCGTCATACCGTTTCTCGTCATATCCGGCATCTTTCAGACGAAAGCACTTGCCGGTCACGCGCACTCGAACGCCGCTCAGATGGAGAACGCCGGTCAAGTGGTCGTCGAAAGTATCGACAACATTCAAACGGTTGCGCAGCTGACGAGGGAAGACGTCTTCATTCGAAAGTATCACGAATGCCTCGAGCCGCCCTACAAATCAGCAATTCGCAAGGCGCACGTTCAAGGCCTCGCTTTTGGCTTTTCCCAGGGCTTTCTGTTTTTTGCCTACGCTGCAGCATTTCGTTTCGGCGCGTGGCAAGTTGCTCACCAAGGTTACGATTACGAGGCCGTCTTTAT TGTTTTTGGCGCAATTATCTTTGGAGCCTTTTCCATGGGAGAGGCGATTTCTTTGGCGCCCGATTATTCCAAGTCGCGcgtggcgacgaagcgagTTTTTCGAACGATTGACCTGGTGCCGTCAATCGACAGTTCATCGTGCCAAGGAGAAAAGCGG GACGACTTCAGCGGTGATATTAGCTTCgaaaacgtcaaattttgTTATCCAACTCGACCGGACGCGCCCGTTTTAGAAGATTTGAGTTTGACGGTGAAACCAGGAGAAACGGTGGCCTTAGTTGGAGCGAGCGGTTGTGGAAAAAGCACGTGTGTTCAACTTCTAGAGAGATTCTACGATCCAAAGGAAGGAGCTGTG TTTGCTGATGGCAAGGACATTCGTGAATGGAATTTGAagcattttcgtcgtcatttggGTCTCGTCAGTCAAGAACCCATTCTCTTCGACTGTAGCATTCGAGACAATATCGCGTACGGAGACAATtttcgcgacgtttcgtctgAGGAGATTGAGACGGCGGCAAAAAATGCAAACATTCATGAATTTATCGAAAGCCTTCCAAAA GGATACGATACAGGAGCAGGCGACAAGGGTACGCAACTATCTGGCGGTCAGAAACAGAGAATAGCCATTGCACGAGCTCTCGTGAGAAATCCGAGGGTTCTTTTactcgacgaggcgacgtcgGCTCTCGACACAGAAAGCGAAAAG aTCGTTCAAGAGGCGTTGGATCGGGCGCGTGAAGGCCGCACGAGCATTGTGATTGCTCATCGCTTGTCGACGATTCAAGGAGCAAATAAAATCGTCGTGATAGAAAATGGCCGCATCGTCGAACGGGGAACGCACGCCGATCTGATGCAGAAGAAGGGCGCCTATTACAAACTCAATGTGGCGCAAATTCACAACGTTTCTTAG
- the LOC136192076 gene encoding electron transfer flavoprotein subunit alpha, mitochondrial-like isoform X2 — protein sequence MYSRVLGRYWRGVPNRLQSTLVVVEHTNERLVPVTLNAVTAAKQLGGETIALVAGTECASAAREISQIDGISKVLLADNDVYKGFLPEVMAPLIVAAHKQFSFTHITAGSGAFGKNILPRVAALLDVAPLSDVIDIKSADTFVRTIYAGNAVCTVKSNDSVKIFTARGTAFEAASTGSSEAPTAEAPGAVGDVPPASKWIGQALSKSERPELTSAKKVISGGRGMKNGDNFQLLYDLADKIGDTAVGASRAAVDAGFVPNDMQVGQTGKIVAPELYIAVGISGAIQHLAGMKDSKVIVAINKDPDAPIFQVADYGLVEDLFKAIPAMTEKL from the exons ATGTATTCGCGTGTACTAGGACGATAC TGGCGGGGTGTTCCCAATCGGTTACAAAGCACGCTCGTTGTGGTCGAACACACGAACGAGCGCTTGGTTCCCGTCACGCTGAACGCCGTCACGGCAGCGAAGCAACTCGGCGGCGAGACAATAGCCCTCGTCGCCGGAACAGAGTGTGCGTCG GCAGCCCGCGAAATCAGCCAAATAGACGGAATATCGAAAGTCCTCTTGGCTGATAACGACGTCTATAAAGGATTCCTGCCAG AGGTGATGGCTCCTCTGATTGTGGCGGCTCACAAGCAGTTCTCTTTCACTCACATCACAGCAGGATCGGGCGCTTTTGGCAAG AATATCTTGCCTCGAGTAGCTGCTCTCCTTGATGTTGCTCCTCTTTCCGACGTGATCGACATCAAGTCGGCCGATACTTTCGTTCGGACGATTTACGCAGGAAACGCTGTCTGCACCGTCAAATCGAATGATAGCGTGAAGATTTTTACGGCTCGAGGCACGGCCTTCGAAGCAGCATCGACTGGCTCTTCAGAAGCTCCAACAGCCGAAG CTCCTGGTGCTGTCGGTGACGTTCCTCCGGCGTCGAAGTGGATTGGTCAGGCTTTGTCAAAGAGTGAACGACCCGAATTGACGAGTGCAAAGAAAGTTATATCAGGAG GTCGCGGCATGAAGAACGGCGACAACTTCCAGCTACTGTACGATCTAGCTGACAAGATAGGCGACACTGCCG TCGGTGCGTCTCGGgctgccgtcgacgccggcttTGTCCCCAACGACATGCAAGTGGGACAAACGGGAAAAATTGTTGCTCCG GAACTTTATATTGCCGTTGGCATCTCCGGCGCAATTCAGCACCTAGCTGGAATGAAAGACAGCAAG GTCATTGTGGCTATCAACAAAGATCCGGACGCACCCATATTTCAAG TCGCCGACTATGGCCTGGTGGAAGACCTTTTCAAA GCCATTCCAGCTATGACTGAAAAGCTTTAA
- the LOC136192076 gene encoding electron transfer flavoprotein subunit alpha, mitochondrial-like isoform X1 has protein sequence MYSRVLGRYWRGVPNRLQSTLVVVEHTNERLVPVTLNAVTAAKQLGGETIALVAGTECASAAREISQIDGISKVLLADNDVYKGFLPEVMAPLIVAAHKQFSFTHITAGSGAFGKNILPRVAALLDVAPLSDVIDIKSADTFVRTIYAGNAVCTVKSNDSVKIFTARGTAFEAASTGSSEAPTAEGAGRNLDVWRANECILLAPGAVGDVPPASKWIGQALSKSERPELTSAKKVISGGRGMKNGDNFQLLYDLADKIGDTAVGASRAAVDAGFVPNDMQVGQTGKIVAPELYIAVGISGAIQHLAGMKDSKVIVAINKDPDAPIFQVADYGLVEDLFKAIPAMTEKL, from the exons ATGTATTCGCGTGTACTAGGACGATAC TGGCGGGGTGTTCCCAATCGGTTACAAAGCACGCTCGTTGTGGTCGAACACACGAACGAGCGCTTGGTTCCCGTCACGCTGAACGCCGTCACGGCAGCGAAGCAACTCGGCGGCGAGACAATAGCCCTCGTCGCCGGAACAGAGTGTGCGTCG GCAGCCCGCGAAATCAGCCAAATAGACGGAATATCGAAAGTCCTCTTGGCTGATAACGACGTCTATAAAGGATTCCTGCCAG AGGTGATGGCTCCTCTGATTGTGGCGGCTCACAAGCAGTTCTCTTTCACTCACATCACAGCAGGATCGGGCGCTTTTGGCAAG AATATCTTGCCTCGAGTAGCTGCTCTCCTTGATGTTGCTCCTCTTTCCGACGTGATCGACATCAAGTCGGCCGATACTTTCGTTCGGACGATTTACGCAGGAAACGCTGTCTGCACCGTCAAATCGAATGATAGCGTGAAGATTTTTACGGCTCGAGGCACGGCCTTCGAAGCAGCATCGACTGGCTCTTCAGAAGCTCCAACAGCCGAAGGTGCGGGGAGAAACTTAGACGTTTGGAGAGCCAACGAGTGCATCCTTTTAGCTCCTGGTGCTGTCGGTGACGTTCCTCCGGCGTCGAAGTGGATTGGTCAGGCTTTGTCAAAGAGTGAACGACCCGAATTGACGAGTGCAAAGAAAGTTATATCAGGAG GTCGCGGCATGAAGAACGGCGACAACTTCCAGCTACTGTACGATCTAGCTGACAAGATAGGCGACACTGCCG TCGGTGCGTCTCGGgctgccgtcgacgccggcttTGTCCCCAACGACATGCAAGTGGGACAAACGGGAAAAATTGTTGCTCCG GAACTTTATATTGCCGTTGGCATCTCCGGCGCAATTCAGCACCTAGCTGGAATGAAAGACAGCAAG GTCATTGTGGCTATCAACAAAGATCCGGACGCACCCATATTTCAAG TCGCCGACTATGGCCTGGTGGAAGACCTTTTCAAA GCCATTCCAGCTATGACTGAAAAGCTTTAA